The Gammaproteobacteria bacterium genome window below encodes:
- the mtnA gene encoding S-methyl-5-thioribose-1-phosphate isomerase: protein MSSLADQAIAWQDNHLVLLDQRKLPNDVQFIDCHEVVDIIHAIKDMVVRGAPAIGVTAAFGVVLAARARFKISAENWRQEIEQDLHDMLLARPTAVNLQWAIDKMRSEIVSLPDGDPVPSLLVAAQIMHQEDIQANKTLGDFGATLLTNESAVLTHCNAGALATGGYGTALGVIRSAYAQEKITAIYADETRPWFQGTRLTAWELLQDNIPLTLICDSAAASLMRQKQLAWVIVGADRVASNGDVANKIGTYSLAVMARQHNVKFMVAAPTSTIDMQINNGDDIEIEERAASEITSVRNQSIGPDQAGVWNPVFDITPAEFVTALVTEKGIIEAPNASKIQILMES from the coding sequence ATGAGCTCGTTAGCGGATCAAGCCATCGCATGGCAAGACAATCATTTAGTGCTACTTGATCAGCGCAAGTTGCCAAATGATGTTCAGTTTATAGATTGTCATGAAGTGGTGGATATTATTCATGCGATTAAAGATATGGTCGTGCGAGGTGCGCCTGCAATTGGTGTAACTGCTGCATTTGGTGTGGTATTAGCAGCAAGAGCGCGTTTCAAAATATCCGCAGAAAATTGGAGACAAGAAATAGAGCAAGACTTACATGACATGCTGCTTGCAAGACCCACTGCTGTGAACTTGCAATGGGCGATCGATAAAATGCGTAGTGAGATTGTAAGTTTGCCTGATGGTGATCCTGTGCCAAGCCTATTGGTTGCGGCTCAAATTATGCATCAAGAAGATATCCAGGCAAATAAAACCTTGGGCGATTTCGGCGCAACATTATTAACAAATGAGTCTGCTGTGCTGACACATTGCAATGCGGGTGCGTTGGCAACAGGTGGGTATGGAACGGCTTTAGGTGTAATTCGCAGTGCTTATGCACAAGAAAAAATCACTGCAATTTATGCGGATGAAACTCGTCCTTGGTTTCAAGGAACAAGGCTTACTGCCTGGGAATTACTACAAGATAATATTCCATTAACTTTAATCTGCGATAGCGCAGCTGCAAGTTTGATGCGTCAAAAACAATTAGCATGGGTAATTGTTGGGGCAGACCGTGTAGCCAGTAACGGTGATGTGGCAAATAAAATTGGTACCTATTCACTTGCAGTGATGGCGCGTCAGCATAATGTGAAATTCATGGTGGCGGCGCCTACAAGTACTATTGATATGCAAATAAACAATGGTGACGATATTGAAATCGAAGAACGAGCAGCTAGTGAAATAACCAGTGTGCGAAATCAGTCTATTGGTCCAGATCAGGCGGGTGTTTGGAATCCGGTTTTTGACATTACACCTGCCGAATTTGTCACTGCCTTGGTGACTGAGAAAGGCATTATCGAAGCCCCAAACGCCAGCAAAATACAGATACTCATGGAATCCTAG
- a CDS encoding TRZ/ATZ family hydrolase: protein MEQVQTLIHGKTIIPMSDDTKKNTSNNNAHVLTDYSIAIQDGRILDVLATSEATAKYSSESNLDYKHHIIIPGLINAHTHAAMSLFRGLANDLHLMEWLEKHIWPAEQKWVNEDFVQLGTQLAIAEMLRGGVTCFNDMYFFSETTAQVATKSGIRAHIGMILLDFPTQYANNADEYFSKGLALYDQFKAHPLVKCTFAPHAPYTVSNAPLERVAMLANELELPVHIHLHETRDEISQSMEQHKARPLQRLHDIGLVNSGLLAVHMTHIEDQEINLLAETNANVVHCPQSNLKLASGYCPVQKLRDKNINVALGTDSCASNDDQDMLSEMHSAALLAKGVANNAAALPAYEALRCATINAATALGIDQDTGSLEIGKSADLAVIDIDILEAQPMYDPIGHVVYATQRSQVSDVWVAGKQLLSNRELLTLDKNEILAKTKEWNQKINQ, encoded by the coding sequence ATGGAACAGGTGCAAACACTCATTCATGGGAAAACAATTATTCCTATGAGCGATGATACAAAAAAAAATACGAGCAACAACAATGCGCACGTTCTAACAGACTATAGCATCGCCATTCAAGATGGTCGTATCCTAGATGTATTAGCTACTTCAGAAGCAACTGCAAAATATTCAAGCGAGTCTAACTTAGATTACAAGCATCATATTATAATACCCGGGCTCATTAACGCGCATACACATGCTGCGATGTCATTGTTTCGTGGCTTAGCGAATGACTTGCATCTTATGGAGTGGTTAGAAAAACATATTTGGCCTGCAGAACAAAAATGGGTAAACGAAGATTTCGTGCAACTAGGTACTCAACTAGCCATAGCAGAAATGTTACGCGGTGGTGTGACCTGTTTTAATGATATGTACTTCTTTTCAGAAACCACTGCACAGGTAGCCACCAAGTCCGGCATACGCGCGCACATCGGTATGATTTTGCTGGATTTTCCTACGCAATATGCAAACAACGCAGATGAGTACTTCTCTAAGGGTCTAGCTTTATATGATCAATTCAAAGCCCATCCATTAGTCAAATGTACCTTTGCTCCTCATGCTCCTTATACGGTTTCCAATGCGCCATTAGAACGTGTTGCCATGCTAGCCAATGAGCTAGAACTACCGGTTCACATACACCTACATGAAACCCGAGACGAAATCTCACAAAGCATGGAGCAGCATAAAGCTCGTCCACTACAACGTCTGCACGATATTGGATTAGTAAATAGTGGATTACTGGCTGTACACATGACACATATTGAAGATCAAGAAATTAATCTGCTTGCTGAAACTAATGCAAATGTTGTGCATTGCCCGCAGTCAAATTTGAAATTAGCCAGTGGCTATTGCCCTGTACAAAAACTCAGAGATAAAAATATCAACGTTGCACTAGGAACAGACAGCTGCGCAAGCAATGATGACCAAGACATGCTAAGTGAAATGCATAGCGCTGCTTTGCTAGCAAAAGGCGTAGCGAATAACGCAGCTGCTCTACCTGCTTATGAAGCGCTTCGTTGCGCAACCATTAATGCAGCAACTGCACTAGGAATAGACCAAGACACCGGATCATTAGAAATAGGGAAATCTGCTGATTTAGCAGTTATTGATATAGATATACTTGAAGCGCAACCGATGTATGATCCAATCGGTCATGTGGTTTATGCAACACAACGCAGCCAAGTATCGGATGTTTGGGTAGCAGGAAAACAACTATTAAGTAATCGAGAATTATTAACACTAGATAAAAATGAAATTTTAGCTAAAACCAAAGAATGGAATCAAAAAATCAACCAATAG
- the ubiG gene encoding bifunctional 2-polyprenyl-6-hydroxyphenol methylase/3-demethylubiquinol 3-O-methyltransferase UbiG, with amino-acid sequence MNNAQEKINNNVDQQEIAKFEALAFRWWDTESEFKPLHDINPLRLDFIDKHANLTGKKVLDIGCGGGILSESMAKRGAKVKGIDLGEAPLTVAKIHAKEVNLEIEYQAIAAEDIAQQEPSSYDIVTCMEMLEHVPDPAAIVTACAALVKPNGHVFFSTINRNPKSFLFAIVGAEYVLNLLPKGTHHYEKLIRPSELDRWIRQASLQTNEIVGMNYNPLHKTYKLSSDTSVNYIVHSKNI; translated from the coding sequence ATGAATAACGCACAAGAAAAAATAAATAACAATGTCGACCAACAAGAAATTGCTAAGTTTGAAGCATTAGCCTTTCGATGGTGGGATACTGAAAGCGAATTCAAGCCTCTGCACGACATTAATCCACTACGCTTGGACTTTATTGATAAGCATGCAAATCTTACGGGCAAAAAGGTGTTGGATATTGGCTGTGGCGGCGGAATCCTATCAGAATCTATGGCTAAGCGCGGCGCCAAAGTTAAAGGCATTGATCTTGGAGAAGCCCCTTTAACGGTAGCAAAAATACATGCTAAAGAAGTAAACCTAGAGATTGAATACCAAGCTATTGCTGCAGAAGATATAGCGCAGCAAGAACCTAGCTCATACGATATTGTTACTTGCATGGAAATGTTAGAACATGTTCCTGATCCAGCGGCGATCGTAACTGCTTGCGCTGCCTTAGTTAAACCTAACGGTCATGTATTTTTCTCCACCATAAATCGAAATCCAAAATCGTTTTTATTTGCCATCGTGGGCGCTGAATATGTGCTTAACCTGTTACCCAAGGGCACTCACCATTACGAAAAACTCATACGCCCTTCAGAGCTTGATCGTTGGATAAGACAAGCATCACTACAAACTAATGAAATTGTCGGCATGAATTACAACCCACTTCACAAAACGTATAAATTATCTTCTGACACAAGCGTTAACTACATTGTACACTCGAAAAATATTTAA
- a CDS encoding HAD-IA family hydrolase: MHNNARVKSVLFDLDGTLADTAPDMADALNKLFANHDKQSLDYGLVRKHTSRGSVAMIQLGFEETLEENYSHQLRDEFLQIYAENLCNQTRLFPGVTELLEHLDDSEIPWGIVTNKPGNLAEPLVQELGIAFNAVCMVSGDSLTRRKPDPDQLHHAANMLGISEQDTVYMGDDPRDVIAGKAAGMKTAVAAYGYIQDDQDPLTWDADAILHQALDLKDWLFSNS, translated from the coding sequence ATGCACAACAACGCAAGAGTTAAATCCGTTCTATTTGATTTAGATGGCACCCTAGCCGACACTGCACCCGATATGGCAGATGCTCTCAATAAATTATTCGCAAATCATGACAAACAATCTCTAGATTACGGGCTAGTTCGTAAGCATACATCACGCGGCAGTGTGGCAATGATTCAATTAGGCTTTGAAGAAACGTTAGAGGAAAATTATAGCCATCAATTACGAGATGAATTTTTACAAATTTATGCTGAAAATTTATGTAACCAAACTCGTTTGTTCCCAGGTGTTACAGAATTACTAGAGCATTTAGATGACTCTGAAATCCCCTGGGGTATTGTAACCAACAAGCCTGGCAATCTGGCGGAACCTTTAGTGCAGGAACTTGGTATCGCATTTAATGCAGTTTGCATGGTGAGTGGTGACTCTCTAACACGCAGAAAGCCAGATCCCGACCAACTGCATCATGCAGCCAACATGCTAGGCATCAGCGAACAAGACACCGTCTATATGGGAGATGACCCTAGAGATGTCATTGCTGGCAAAGCTGCTGGCATGAAAACCGCCGTTGCAGCCTATGGATATATACAAGACGATCAAGACCCGCTCACTTGGGATGCAGATGCGATCCTCCATCAAGCCTTAGACCTGAAGGATTGGCTTTTTAGCAACAGCTGA
- the rmuC gene encoding DNA recombination protein RmuC produces the protein MRNRARKEHEKLESISQQLSMQLQLEKERYLEKIETIEESRKQLESSFTVLSQQALKLNNENFLTLANEKLSQFQIKAEANLDKKEKSIETLLQPIQSALKNTEEQIQSIEKDRKESFGSLSQHLKIINESQADLRLETQNLVQALRRPEVRGQWGELTLKRIAELAGIVDHCDFYEQQQSESSDSRMRPDMIVRMPDQRELIIDAKTPLDAYLNATQTTDAEIRDQSLVRHARNVRERMRELASKSYWSQFKNSPDFVVLFIPGEQFLSAALEKDPQLLEDALKNKVILATPTSIIALLRAVAFGWRQIAVAENAEKIRELGEDLYHRLATFAEHLQKLGKHLDASVEQFNKATGSLDRQVLSGARKFTELGIEKKKTIPELKIVENTPKSL, from the coding sequence ATGCGCAACCGCGCTCGCAAAGAACATGAAAAGCTTGAGTCTATTTCTCAACAATTATCCATGCAGCTGCAGCTGGAAAAAGAACGCTATCTTGAAAAAATTGAAACTATCGAAGAATCGCGAAAACAATTAGAGAGCTCTTTCACAGTACTTTCACAACAAGCACTAAAATTAAATAACGAAAATTTCCTCACACTTGCAAACGAAAAGCTTTCTCAGTTTCAAATCAAAGCTGAAGCCAACCTAGACAAGAAAGAAAAATCAATTGAAACGTTGTTGCAGCCAATTCAATCAGCGTTAAAAAATACTGAAGAACAGATTCAATCAATTGAAAAAGATCGCAAAGAATCTTTTGGTTCATTATCGCAACACCTAAAAATAATTAACGAATCCCAAGCAGATTTGCGACTTGAAACCCAAAATTTAGTGCAAGCACTACGCCGGCCTGAAGTGCGAGGACAATGGGGTGAACTAACATTAAAGCGCATTGCTGAACTTGCCGGCATAGTTGATCATTGTGACTTTTACGAACAACAGCAAAGTGAAAGCAGTGATTCACGAATGCGCCCAGACATGATTGTACGCATGCCTGATCAACGTGAACTGATTATTGATGCCAAAACCCCTCTGGATGCTTACTTAAATGCTACACAAACCACTGATGCTGAAATTCGCGACCAATCTTTAGTGCGGCATGCACGTAATGTGAGAGAAAGAATGCGCGAACTTGCAAGCAAGTCTTATTGGAGTCAATTTAAAAACTCTCCAGATTTTGTAGTGTTATTTATACCAGGTGAACAATTCCTATCTGCAGCATTGGAGAAAGACCCTCAGCTACTAGAAGATGCTTTGAAGAATAAAGTCATACTTGCAACCCCAACGAGCATCATAGCTCTGCTACGGGCTGTGGCATTTGGCTGGCGACAAATTGCGGTAGCGGAAAATGCGGAAAAGATTCGTGAATTAGGCGAAGACCTTTACCATCGATTAGCTACTTTTGCAGAGCATCTACAAAAACTAGGCAAACATCTAGATGCCAGTGTAGAACAATTCAACAAGGCAACTGGCTCACTAGACCGTCAAGTATTAAGTGGCGCTCGAAAATTCACTGAATTAGGAATAGAAAAGAAAAAGACTATTCCCGAACTAAAGATTGTTGAAAACACTCCCAAGTCTCTATAA
- a CDS encoding SDR family NAD(P)-dependent oxidoreductase, with protein MRHYTIHGRNLLNKTELVDQYIPQENSFSQKHIVITGATDGIGRALALSCAQYGAKILLISKNEKKLSSLIEELSQFSNANHSFYLIDFSIAGESDYIKFAEYLTQKNKPIDSLILNAGYIDALQGIRNYQLELWLRTITVNQHAPFMLAKCCIPLLEMSDDPSIVFSTHDCNKAYWGAYGVAKSAQLGMMKILANELDGDKPIRVNGIDPSPVRTKLRLTNFPGINPENFAAPEDVLAPYLYFIGSDSKGITGENYKLNTDFIG; from the coding sequence ATAAGACATTACACAATTCATGGAAGAAATCTCTTGAATAAGACAGAATTAGTAGACCAGTACATACCTCAAGAGAATTCATTTAGCCAAAAACATATTGTAATCACTGGGGCTACTGATGGTATCGGTAGAGCATTAGCGCTGTCGTGCGCGCAATATGGTGCAAAAATTTTACTAATTTCCAAGAATGAAAAAAAACTAAGTTCACTTATTGAAGAATTATCACAATTCTCAAATGCAAACCATAGCTTCTATCTCATAGATTTCAGTATTGCAGGAGAATCTGATTATATAAAGTTTGCTGAATATCTTACTCAAAAAAACAAACCAATTGATTCACTTATATTAAATGCAGGCTACATAGATGCCCTACAAGGCATACGCAATTATCAACTTGAACTTTGGCTACGTACTATTACAGTCAATCAACATGCGCCTTTTATGCTAGCAAAATGCTGCATCCCATTATTAGAAATGTCAGATGACCCTAGCATTGTTTTTTCTACCCACGATTGCAACAAAGCGTATTGGGGTGCCTATGGTGTTGCCAAGTCTGCACAACTTGGCATGATGAAAATTCTTGCAAATGAATTAGATGGTGATAAACCCATTAGAGTAAATGGCATTGACCCATCACCGGTCAGAACCAAATTGAGACTCACAAATTTCCCAGGAATTAATCCTGAAAATTTTGCCGCACCAGAAGATGTACTTGCGCCATACCTTTATTTTATTGGATCGGATAGCAAAGGTATTACAGGGGAAAATTATAAACTTAATACAGACTTTATTGGTTAA